One segment of Dolichospermum sp. DET69 DNA contains the following:
- a CDS encoding DUF2207 domain-containing protein, with the protein MWTKFIRRFSLFCIALFFTIGLSLNHATAQTPPFYWDYINVNIDVQTNGDMLVTETQKYVFTSDWTNQRYRYIPLDKVDEIKEVTVQENNQIIPSETGIENNQFWIRWQHQLKAPESHIFVIKYRVVGGLHINGDNTQVYWKAIFADRKAPIQTAKVRVQLPEALSGKVEDFQNFGIPATASQVNPKTLEFVANQAIPPQEELEVQVTFKSEILNIPQANWQKRGFFDFDKVFNLTNFMFLIFFAPIAYYIFSAINDRKCPECEKFTLNRNSRILVAATTSHTGRQRVTHHCTNCSYHNVSEKIIPVISESSGGGGGGGGGGGGGGGGGGGG; encoded by the coding sequence ATGTGGACTAAATTTATCCGAAGATTCTCTCTATTTTGCATTGCTCTATTTTTCACTATTGGTCTTTCTCTCAATCATGCTACCGCACAAACACCTCCTTTTTATTGGGACTATATCAACGTTAATATTGATGTGCAAACTAACGGAGATATGTTAGTTACGGAAACACAAAAGTATGTTTTTACATCAGATTGGACAAATCAAAGATATCGCTATATTCCTTTAGATAAAGTTGATGAAATTAAGGAAGTAACGGTTCAAGAAAATAATCAAATCATTCCTAGTGAAACTGGAATTGAAAATAATCAATTTTGGATTCGTTGGCAACATCAATTAAAAGCACCAGAATCACATATTTTTGTAATTAAATATCGTGTAGTTGGTGGACTGCATATTAATGGTGATAATACTCAAGTTTACTGGAAAGCCATTTTTGCTGACCGTAAAGCCCCAATTCAAACAGCAAAAGTTAGGGTACAACTGCCAGAAGCTTTATCAGGTAAAGTCGAAGATTTTCAAAATTTTGGTATACCAGCTACAGCCAGTCAAGTAAATCCAAAAACATTGGAATTTGTAGCAAATCAGGCTATTCCACCCCAGGAAGAGTTAGAAGTTCAGGTAACATTCAAGAGTGAAATTCTCAATATTCCTCAAGCTAATTGGCAAAAACGCGGCTTTTTCGACTTTGATAAAGTTTTTAATTTAACTAACTTTATGTTTCTGATCTTTTTTGCCCCAATTGCCTATTACATATTTTCAGCAATCAATGATCGAAAATGTCCTGAATGTGAAAAATTTACCCTCAACCGGAATTCTAGAATATTAGTTGCTGCAACCACTAGCCATACAGGAAGGCAAAGAGTAACCCACCACTGCACAAACTGCTCATACCATAACGTGTCTGAAAAAATAATTCCAGTAATTAGTGAAAGTAGTGGTGGCGGTGGTGGCGGCGGTGGTGGCGGCGGCGGTGGTGGTGGCGGCGGCGGTGGTGGTTGA
- a CDS encoding IS607 family transposase, whose translation MAKYVKPNEAANTLGVCLRTLRRWEAEGKISTVKTPSGQRRYEIEKFIKKESEPDGGRATVVYARVSTRPQKADLDRQVEQLSAIYPGAEVVKEVGGGLNLRRKGLIALLGRVLRGDIAIIVVAHKDRLARFGFDIIEWLCEQFDCKIVVLNQISLSPHAELVQDIVAILHSFSSRLDSIKRLENQIKEELQVETKAQNTERQAE comes from the coding sequence ATGGCTAAATATGTGAAACCTAATGAAGCAGCTAACACTCTGGGAGTTTGTTTGCGAACCCTCAGACGATGGGAAGCAGAAGGAAAAATCAGTACCGTTAAAACGCCATCAGGGCAAAGACGGTACGAGATTGAAAAGTTCATCAAGAAAGAGTCAGAACCAGACGGAGGACGCGCCACTGTTGTCTATGCTCGCGTCTCTACCAGACCACAGAAAGCAGACCTTGATCGACAAGTTGAACAATTATCAGCGATCTATCCCGGCGCTGAAGTCGTTAAGGAAGTGGGAGGAGGACTCAATCTTAGGAGGAAAGGACTCATCGCTCTTTTGGGACGAGTTTTGCGAGGTGATATCGCAATTATTGTGGTTGCCCACAAAGACAGACTTGCAAGATTCGGATTTGATATTATCGAATGGCTATGTGAACAATTTGACTGCAAAATCGTGGTTCTCAACCAAATCAGTCTCTCTCCACACGCCGAACTCGTTCAAGATATTGTCGCAATTCTCCACAGCTTTTCAAGCCGACTTGACTCCATTAAAAGACTTGAAAACCAAATCAAAGAAGAATTACAAGTCGAAACCAAGGCACAAAATACAGAAAGACAAGCCGAATAA
- the hisB gene encoding imidazoleglycerol-phosphate dehydratase HisB, with product MTNHRIATVHRSTGETNVHVTINLDGTGICKVSTGIPFLDHMLHQIASHGLFDLDIQAKGDWEIDDHHTNEDVGITLGQALFQALGNKKGIVRFGNFLAPLDEALVQVALDFSGRPHLSYGLEIPTQRVGTYDTQLVREFFVALVNHSQMTLHIRQLDGINSHHIIEATFKAFARAMRIAVEIDSRRAETIPSSKGVL from the coding sequence ATGACAAATCACCGAATAGCCACAGTTCACCGCTCTACTGGTGAAACTAATGTTCATGTCACCATTAATCTGGACGGCACAGGGATATGTAAAGTTTCTACAGGTATTCCCTTTTTAGATCATATGCTCCATCAAATCGCATCCCATGGGTTGTTTGATTTGGATATTCAAGCCAAAGGTGATTGGGAAATTGATGATCACCACACTAATGAAGATGTGGGAATTACTTTAGGACAAGCGTTATTTCAAGCTTTGGGTAATAAAAAAGGAATTGTCCGCTTTGGAAATTTTCTTGCTCCCCTAGATGAAGCCTTAGTGCAAGTGGCCTTAGACTTCTCTGGTAGACCTCATCTCAGTTATGGTTTAGAAATTCCTACTCAACGGGTGGGAACTTATGATACACAGTTAGTTCGGGAGTTTTTTGTAGCGTTGGTAAATCATAGCCAAATGACTTTACATATTCGCCAATTGGATGGAATTAATTCTCATCATATTATTGAAGCCACATTTAAAGCCTTTGCTAGAGCCATGCGAATAGCTGTAGAAATTGATTCCCGTCGGGCAGAAACAATTCCTAGTTCTAAAGGTGTGTTATAA
- a CDS encoding SPFH/Band 7/PHB domain protein, producing MDPIIFIIFLALVGYALASAKMVNQGNVALVERLGRYHRKLNPGISFIVPILDQIVMEDTTREQLLDIKPQNVITQDGIYLEVDAILYWRIKDIEKSFYAIDDLQVALANLATTNLRENIAQNSLEDTNMSRDEMDRTILGALNPITSAWGIEIIRLDIQSITPPETVRKSMEEQQNAQIKKKAVIEAAEGERQAAVKRAEGTRTSIEIISEALRSHPESKDILRYLVAQDYVDASQKLGESNNAKIVFVDPANSTEMFQELISDSVQENHGKNSGNGNGNGKGNGNGNGNGNGLN from the coding sequence ATGGATCCAATAATTTTTATCATATTTTTAGCTCTAGTCGGTTATGCTTTGGCATCTGCAAAGATGGTAAATCAAGGAAATGTCGCATTAGTTGAACGGTTGGGGCGGTATCATCGCAAACTTAATCCGGGAATCAGCTTTATTGTTCCCATTCTTGATCAGATTGTGATGGAGGATACAACTAGAGAGCAGCTTTTAGATATTAAACCCCAAAATGTGATTACCCAAGACGGGATTTACTTAGAAGTTGATGCAATTCTTTACTGGCGCATTAAAGATATTGAAAAAAGCTTTTATGCAATTGATGATTTACAAGTGGCATTAGCAAACTTGGCAACAACTAACTTGCGGGAAAATATCGCTCAGAATTCTTTAGAGGATACGAATATGTCTAGAGACGAGATGGATAGAACTATCTTAGGCGCATTAAATCCCATTACATCTGCATGGGGAATTGAAATTATCCGTTTAGATATTCAGAGCATTACCCCACCGGAAACTGTCCGCAAGTCAATGGAAGAACAACAAAATGCACAAATTAAAAAAAAGGCAGTTATAGAAGCAGCAGAAGGGGAGCGACAAGCAGCAGTTAAACGGGCTGAAGGAACTAGAACATCCATAGAAATAATTTCTGAGGCCTTGCGTTCTCATCCTGAAAGTAAGGATATTTTAAGATATCTTGTTGCCCAAGATTATGTAGATGCTAGTCAAAAATTGGGTGAAAGCAATAATGCCAAAATTGTCTTTGTAGATCCTGCCAATTCAACAGAAATGTTTCAGGAATTGATTTCTGATTCAGTCCAAGAGAATCATGGTAAAAATTCTGGTAATGGCAATGGTAATGGCAAAGGTAACGGTAACGGTAACGGTAACGGTAATGGACTTAATTAG
- a CDS encoding ABC transporter substrate-binding protein, with the protein MAYCINPDCSQRKNPDNCAVCQACGTALLLQNRYRLIHPLQLETHSYTEVFEIEDLLERERPKVLKSLKNVTPDLLRLFEQEVSILTDLRHPGLPVGETIFPLFLQTNRQLRCFVMKKVPGENLQTWLSKNQYLTSYKIALDWLYQLVEILEFVHNNSFFHRDIKPANIMLRPDGKLVLIDFGAARQLTQTIVNNQPVTVIISSGYTAPEQMQGQAVLQSDFYALGRTFIYLLTGIDPAHDSRARSYNWFKNIKDKKNPQSLIHLIQTMTDTDPQRRPPTAQAILEKVANIKNKKYPQLQWRKFYLMIACGVLITIGSKLIYEKTALPLTCDNVLEDNLSCGEEILIPDNFTDSNQPPVEKRSAIAQYRAKNFPDAIHLFTIAFNQQPDPETLIYLNNAKIQTQFTTDKIHTIAVTVPLGRSTIRGLEILRGIAQAQTLILQSGQPLRILIADDHNRADSNTGNNARRIAKKLVKYRDLLSIVGHFSSDATKQTLPIYHKAGVVLISATSTSDRLKSPIFFRTVPSDRIAAQKMATYLFSELQQRKAAIFYSQDSEYAQSLSTAFQEAAKLLKGNVINQEPAFNLARDNFDAKAALNQVKTQGGTAIVVIPDAGVGLHNAIPNAVNVIHSNVNQAWIVAGDSLYDADLLKADQIVSPQGIERTALAIAWHPMNDPNSAFVQQAQILWKIPKKALATNTEISWRTATSYDAVLVLNKAITENPTRSGIQKTLTQPKFSVRGTTGVIQFEEGNRKYGTITMVVVRRHCNSSEFVFTPSDFTPKDWKNCGEW; encoded by the coding sequence ATGGCTTACTGTATCAATCCAGATTGTTCACAACGAAAAAATCCTGATAATTGTGCAGTATGTCAAGCTTGTGGAACAGCACTTTTACTGCAAAATCGCTACAGGCTGATCCATCCCCTACAACTTGAGACACATAGCTATACAGAAGTATTTGAAATCGAAGATTTACTTGAGCGCGAGCGCCCCAAGGTTCTCAAGTCACTAAAAAATGTCACACCTGATCTACTTCGATTATTTGAACAAGAAGTATCAATACTTACCGATTTACGACATCCTGGTTTACCTGTTGGTGAAACTATATTTCCACTTTTTTTGCAGACAAATCGCCAATTACGCTGTTTCGTGATGAAAAAAGTTCCTGGTGAAAATTTGCAGACTTGGCTATCTAAAAATCAATATTTAACATCATATAAAATAGCTTTAGATTGGCTTTATCAATTAGTTGAGATTCTCGAATTTGTACATAATAATAGTTTTTTTCATCGAGATATCAAACCTGCAAATATTATGCTTCGCCCTGATGGGAAATTAGTTTTAATTGATTTTGGTGCGGCGCGTCAATTGACCCAAACTATTGTTAATAATCAGCCAGTAACAGTGATTATTTCCAGTGGTTATACTGCTCCCGAACAAATGCAAGGACAAGCAGTTCTCCAGTCAGATTTCTATGCTTTAGGTCGGACTTTTATATATTTACTGACAGGGATTGATCCGGCTCATGATAGTCGCGCTCGTTCCTACAATTGGTTTAAAAATATTAAAGATAAAAAAAATCCTCAAAGCTTAATTCATCTAATTCAAACGATGACGGATACCGATCCACAGCGTCGTCCACCAACTGCTCAAGCAATTCTAGAAAAAGTTGCCAATATTAAAAATAAAAAATATCCGCAGTTGCAATGGCGAAAATTCTATTTAATGATAGCTTGCGGTGTTTTGATTACCATCGGATCAAAACTAATTTATGAAAAAACAGCACTACCTCTGACCTGTGATAATGTTCTAGAAGATAATCTTAGTTGTGGTGAAGAAATCCTTATTCCTGATAACTTTACGGACTCAAATCAGCCGCCAGTAGAAAAGCGATCAGCAATTGCACAATATCGAGCTAAAAATTTTCCTGACGCTATACATTTATTTACAATTGCTTTCAATCAACAACCAGATCCAGAAACTTTAATTTATCTCAACAACGCCAAAATTCAAACGCAATTTACCACAGATAAAATTCATACGATCGCAGTTACAGTTCCACTTGGGCGTTCTACTATTAGAGGGTTGGAAATCTTGCGGGGTATAGCTCAAGCTCAAACTTTGATTCTGCAAAGTGGCCAGCCTTTACGGATTCTAATCGCTGATGATCATAATCGTGCAGATAGCAACACTGGCAATAATGCTCGTCGAATTGCCAAAAAATTGGTAAAGTATCGAGATTTACTCTCGATTGTGGGTCATTTTTCCAGTGATGCAACCAAACAAACGCTGCCAATTTATCACAAAGCAGGGGTAGTTTTAATTTCTGCAACTAGCACTTCTGATCGCCTCAAAAGTCCTATTTTCTTCCGTACTGTACCTAGCGATCGCATTGCGGCACAAAAAATGGCCACCTATCTCTTCTCGGAACTGCAACAGCGAAAAGCAGCAATTTTTTACAGTCAGGATAGTGAGTATGCTCAATCTTTATCAACAGCGTTTCAAGAGGCTGCAAAATTACTGAAAGGGAATGTGATTAATCAGGAACCAGCTTTCAATCTGGCTAGAGATAATTTTGATGCGAAAGCGGCTTTAAATCAAGTCAAAACTCAAGGTGGAACGGCGATTGTCGTTATTCCTGATGCTGGAGTAGGATTACATAATGCCATTCCCAATGCTGTAAATGTAATACATTCAAATGTTAACCAAGCTTGGATTGTTGCAGGTGATAGTCTCTATGATGCTGACTTACTCAAAGCTGATCAAATTGTCTCACCACAGGGAATCGAACGGACGGCGTTAGCCATAGCATGGCATCCTATGAATGATCCTAACTCTGCGTTTGTACAGCAAGCTCAAATCCTCTGGAAAATTCCTAAAAAAGCACTTGCTACCAATACTGAAATCTCTTGGCGAACTGCAACAAGCTACGATGCAGTATTAGTATTAAACAAAGCCATCACAGAAAACCCCACCCGCAGCGGCATTCAAAAAACTCTTACCCAACCAAAATTCTCGGTTAGAGGGACAACTGGAGTAATTCAATTTGAGGAGGGCAATCGCAAATATGGCACAATTACAATGGTTGTGGTGCGTCGTCATTGCAATTCCAGTGAGTTTGTGTTTACGCCAAGCGATTTCACACCAAAAGACTGGAAAAATTGCGGAGAGTGGTAA
- the fabI gene encoding enoyl-ACP reductase FabI produces the protein MLNLSGKNALVTGIANNRSIAWGIAQQLHKAGANLGITYLPDDKGKMEKKVSELVEPLSPSLFLPCNVENDEQIQSTFETIRQEWGKIDILVHCLAFAKREDLTGGFSQTSRSGFNTALEVSTYSLVQLSGAAKPLMTEGGSIITLTYLGAVRAIPNYNVMGVAKAGLEASVRYLAAELGPENIRVNGISAGPIRTLASSAVGGILDMIHHVEQVAPLRRTVTQLEVGNTAAFLCSDLASGITGQILYVDAGYEIMGM, from the coding sequence ATGCTCAATCTATCTGGAAAAAATGCCCTAGTTACAGGTATTGCCAATAACCGTTCTATCGCTTGGGGAATTGCCCAACAACTGCACAAAGCCGGGGCTAATTTGGGCATTACCTACTTGCCAGATGACAAGGGTAAAATGGAAAAAAAAGTTTCTGAATTAGTAGAACCGCTCAGTCCTAGCCTATTTTTGCCCTGCAATGTCGAAAATGATGAGCAAATTCAATCCACTTTTGAAACCATCCGGCAAGAATGGGGGAAAATAGATATTTTAGTGCATTGTTTAGCCTTTGCTAAAAGAGAAGATTTGACCGGCGGCTTTAGTCAAACTTCTCGTTCTGGTTTCAATACAGCATTGGAAGTTAGTACTTATTCACTTGTACAGTTAAGCGGTGCAGCCAAACCTTTGATGACTGAAGGTGGAAGTATTATTACTCTTACATATTTGGGAGCAGTTCGGGCAATTCCTAACTACAATGTTATGGGTGTGGCTAAAGCCGGCTTAGAAGCCAGTGTTCGTTACTTAGCCGCAGAACTCGGTCCTGAAAATATTCGCGTTAACGGTATTTCCGCTGGTCCCATCCGCACTTTAGCATCTTCAGCGGTGGGTGGTATTTTAGATATGATTCATCATGTGGAGCAAGTAGCCCCCCTCCGTCGCACCGTCACGCAACTAGAAGTAGGTAATACTGCGGCATTCTTATGTAGTGATTTAGCAAGCGGTATTACTGGACAAATCCTGTATGTAGATGCAGGATATGAAATCATGGGAATGTAG
- a CDS encoding ATP-binding protein codes for MPSLKLSVTGLQIIKQTRKEKGWTIDNPCWLEAASQILEPTRNWENAEVFANGVSLPTWKRFLKGDAIDASVFKAFCQILGLNWQDVLARSLDFSGSSTSQIPNIPLFFGRGYELLTLTQAIEQKIPLIVITGIGGIGKTAIASKLVQAVQSRFQQTLWFSFHRTLPTTDLPSLPPKTLLIFDGWDGILGGDRAGKYLPEYIAYRSFLESVVQTPHESCVILTSREQPEGLNNLTANGAVFLPLGGLMEGAIELLQHHGLIFDAEQWMILVNQYGGNPLFLNMTANLIHELFAGNVGEFLASGTIVAGEFEPLVTQWLKHISSLEQTLLKCLATYPQGLTREEIQLELTSHASTGNILSALLSLKRRALVETLKVNTQEYFILQPVLLKCVQRLFTSHF; via the coding sequence ATGCCTAGTCTCAAACTCTCAGTTACCGGACTACAAATCATCAAACAAACTCGGAAAGAAAAAGGATGGACGATTGATAATCCTTGTTGGTTAGAAGCCGCGAGTCAAATTCTCGAACCCACACGGAACTGGGAAAATGCGGAAGTTTTTGCAAATGGTGTATCTTTACCTACCTGGAAACGGTTTCTGAAAGGTGATGCTATTGATGCCTCAGTATTCAAAGCGTTTTGTCAAATTTTGGGGCTAAATTGGCAAGACGTACTGGCACGTTCCCTGGATTTTTCTGGATCTAGTACATCCCAAATCCCTAATATTCCCTTATTCTTTGGGCGGGGTTATGAACTACTAACTCTAACTCAAGCAATTGAACAAAAAATACCCTTGATTGTGATTACAGGGATTGGTGGTATTGGCAAAACGGCTATAGCCTCAAAACTTGTCCAAGCAGTACAATCTAGGTTTCAACAAACGCTGTGGTTTTCTTTTCACCGCACCTTACCAACAACAGATTTACCATCGCTACCACCGAAAACTCTACTAATTTTTGATGGTTGGGATGGAATTTTGGGGGGCGATCGCGCTGGCAAATATCTTCCCGAATATATTGCCTATAGAAGTTTTCTGGAATCGGTAGTGCAAACACCCCATGAAAGCTGCGTAATTTTGACCAGTCGTGAACAACCAGAAGGATTAAATAATTTAACGGCCAATGGTGCAGTTTTTTTGCCTTTGGGTGGACTAATGGAAGGAGCGATCGAGCTTTTGCAGCATCATGGGCTGATATTTGATGCCGAACAATGGATGATTTTGGTAAATCAATATGGTGGTAATCCATTATTTTTAAATATGACAGCAAATTTAATTCACGAATTATTTGCTGGGAATGTGGGAGAATTTCTAGCTTCGGGAACTATTGTCGCTGGTGAATTTGAGCCACTGGTGACGCAATGGCTTAAACACATTTCCTCTCTTGAACAAACTCTACTTAAATGTTTAGCTACATATCCCCAGGGATTGACTCGCGAGGAGATACAATTAGAACTTACAAGCCATGCTTCAACAGGAAATATTTTGTCTGCACTTTTATCTTTAAAAAGACGGGCATTAGTAGAAACCCTGAAAGTAAATACACAGGAATACTTTATTTTGCAGCCTGTTCTTCTAAAATGTGTACAGCGTTTATTTACTTCTCATTTTTAG
- the ntcA gene encoding global nitrogen regulator NtcA — translation MIVTQDKALANVFRQMATGAFPPVVETFERNKTIFFPGDPAERVYFLLKGAVKLSRVYEAGEEITVALLRENSVFGVLSLLTGNKSDRFYHAVAFTTVELLSAPIEQVEQALKENPELSMLMLRGLSSRILQTEMMIETLAHRDMGSRLISFLLILCRDFGVPCADGITIDLKLSHQAIAEAIGSTRVTVTRLLGDLREKKMISIHKKKITVHKPVALSKQFT, via the coding sequence ATGATAGTGACACAAGATAAAGCCCTAGCAAATGTTTTTCGCCAAATGGCAACGGGGGCATTTCCTCCGGTTGTGGAAACGTTTGAGCGCAATAAGACGATCTTTTTTCCGGGAGATCCTGCTGAACGAGTTTATTTTCTTCTTAAGGGTGCTGTAAAACTGTCGAGGGTCTATGAGGCAGGGGAAGAAATAACGGTAGCTCTGCTCCGGGAAAATAGCGTTTTTGGTGTCCTGTCGCTGCTGACAGGTAACAAGTCTGATCGATTCTATCATGCAGTGGCATTTACTACTGTAGAATTGCTTTCAGCACCAATTGAACAAGTTGAACAGGCACTGAAGGAAAATCCAGAATTATCAATGTTAATGCTGCGAGGTCTTTCTTCGCGGATTCTTCAGACCGAGATGATGATTGAAACTCTTGCTCACCGCGATATGGGTTCAAGGTTAATTAGTTTCTTGTTAATTCTTTGTCGAGATTTTGGCGTTCCTTGCGCTGATGGCATTACCATTGATCTGAAGTTATCCCATCAGGCGATCGCGGAAGCAATTGGCTCGACTCGCGTTACTGTCACCAGACTGCTGGGAGATCTGCGCGAGAAGAAAATGAT
- a CDS encoding polysaccharide biosynthesis/export family protein, translating into MFNKDLYKFLSHSTMGLALLTTVNITLPSVSLAQKQPVKPILKQQPVIFTPPKESVKSTPSIATDYLLGGGDRIRVNVFEVPEYTGEYQVPPGGSINMPLIGSIPVSGLTTEQAADTIAKKYARFLKRPLISVNLLSPRPINVFVAGEVTTPGAYTLRLEGGAGNNPGVQYPTVLAALTTAQGVTLAADVTQVQLRRKTGRSGEQTVSLNLKELTQTGRISQDITLRDGDTIVVPTATSLNVAEARNLFAANFAASQTAPRTVVVIGQVYRPGSYLVTTGSGGGAESSGGSGATGAGGGLPTVMRSLQLAGGITSMADVRKIKLRRPTRTGTEQTIDINLWELLQSGDINQDIVVQDGDTIIIPTATDISAAEATQLATTTLSPTTIEVGVVGEVKRAGAVKLQPNSSLNQALLAAGGFNDGRASRGSVELIRLNANGTVTKRPIKVDLAKGINDETNPILRNNDVVVVDRNTLAKTGDRVNTVAGPLGTILGIIRLFTGL; encoded by the coding sequence ATGTTTAATAAAGATTTGTATAAATTTCTCAGCCATTCAACTATGGGTTTAGCATTGTTAACAACAGTGAATATCACCTTGCCATCTGTGAGTTTGGCGCAAAAACAGCCAGTAAAACCAATACTTAAACAACAGCCAGTTATATTCACGCCCCCAAAAGAATCAGTAAAATCAACACCAAGTATCGCTACAGACTACTTGTTAGGAGGAGGCGATCGCATCCGGGTCAATGTATTTGAAGTACCAGAATATACAGGTGAATATCAAGTTCCTCCTGGTGGTTCCATTAATATGCCTTTAATTGGCAGTATTCCTGTTTCGGGCTTAACCACAGAACAGGCTGCTGATACAATTGCTAAAAAATATGCTCGCTTTCTCAAACGGCCCCTAATTTCCGTCAACCTATTATCACCACGTCCCATCAATGTGTTTGTTGCGGGAGAAGTAACAACACCAGGAGCTTACACCCTTAGATTAGAAGGAGGTGCGGGAAACAACCCAGGTGTACAATACCCAACGGTATTGGCTGCATTAACAACCGCCCAAGGTGTAACACTAGCAGCAGATGTCACTCAAGTGCAATTACGCCGCAAGACAGGACGTTCTGGAGAGCAGACAGTCTCACTGAACTTAAAGGAATTGACACAAACAGGGAGAATATCCCAGGACATTACCTTACGAGATGGAGATACCATTGTTGTCCCCACAGCTACCAGTCTGAATGTAGCTGAAGCCCGAAATTTATTTGCAGCTAACTTTGCTGCTAGTCAAACTGCACCGCGCACAGTAGTGGTAATTGGTCAAGTTTACCGTCCTGGCTCTTACCTGGTGACGACGGGTAGTGGCGGTGGAGCAGAATCTAGTGGTGGTAGTGGTGCTACTGGCGCTGGTGGTGGTTTACCTACTGTGATGAGAAGTTTACAACTAGCAGGGGGAATTACATCTATGGCCGATGTGCGGAAGATCAAATTACGCCGTCCTACCCGCACTGGTACAGAGCAAACTATAGATATTAACCTATGGGAATTACTGCAAAGTGGTGATATCAATCAAGATATAGTGGTACAGGATGGCGATACAATTATTATTCCTACAGCTACGGATATTAGTGCTGCGGAAGCTACGCAATTGGCTACTACTACTCTATCACCAACAACTATTGAAGTGGGTGTAGTAGGTGAAGTCAAAAGAGCAGGAGCAGTTAAACTACAACCGAATAGTTCTTTAAATCAGGCATTATTAGCTGCCGGTGGTTTCAACGATGGTAGAGCCAGTAGAGGAAGTGTAGAGTTAATTCGCCTCAACGCCAATGGTACTGTTACTAAACGTCCAATTAAAGTAGATTTAGCTAAAGGCATTAATGACGAGACTAATCCTATCCTTCGCAATAATGATGTTGTGGTAGTTGATCGGAATACTTTAGCTAAAACAGGTGATAGAGTCAATACTGTAGCTGGGCCTCTCGGTACTATCTTGGGGATTATTAGATTATTCACTGGACTTTAA
- a CDS encoding ABC transporter ATP-binding protein, which translates to MNSVVDNPDSQQNPLDKKPVVLTCELRKVYRTGFWLNQKVVSLKNCSLQVYPGETFGLLGPNGAGKTTLLKLLLGIIRPTSGRGLLLGKPIGNAKVKQRIGYLPENSYLYEYLSGWEFLQLTAGLFQIPQKLQRQRIPQLLELVGLSQADARKKQMRRYSKGMLQRVGMAQALINDPDLIFLDEPMSGLDPLGRYQMREIILSLKASGKTIFFNSHVLSEVEQICDRVAILNQGELICCGSLNELLGNQNTYHVKGQGGDGEILKKWIGNLEFGADGFWHGILQEDYYDFLSSLRLMGGKIITMNLSRQSLEEFFIHQIQTLNHPLN; encoded by the coding sequence ATGAATTCTGTTGTAGACAACCCCGATTCTCAACAAAATCCCCTAGATAAAAAACCCGTAGTCCTGACTTGTGAATTACGGAAAGTCTATCGCACAGGATTTTGGCTCAATCAAAAAGTTGTATCTCTCAAAAACTGTTCTTTACAAGTGTACCCAGGAGAAACCTTTGGTCTGTTGGGTCCCAATGGTGCGGGTAAAACTACGCTGTTAAAATTGTTGTTAGGGATTATCCGTCCTACATCTGGAAGAGGCTTACTTTTAGGTAAACCCATAGGCAACGCTAAAGTCAAGCAGCGGATTGGCTATCTTCCAGAAAATTCCTATTTATATGAATATCTGAGTGGTTGGGAGTTTTTGCAGTTAACAGCGGGTTTATTTCAAATTCCTCAAAAGTTACAACGTCAAAGGATTCCCCAATTATTGGAATTAGTTGGATTATCCCAAGCCGATGCTCGCAAAAAGCAAATGCGGCGTTATTCTAAAGGAATGCTTCAGCGTGTGGGTATGGCTCAGGCATTAATTAATGATCCAGATTTGATTTTTTTGGATGAACCTATGTCTGGACTTGATCCTCTGGGACGTTACCAAATGCGAGAAATTATTCTTTCTTTGAAAGCATCTGGGAAAACCATATTTTTTAATAGTCATGTGTTGAGTGAAGTCGAACAAATTTGCGATCGCGTTGCTATTCTGAATCAAGGAGAATTAATCTGTTGCGGTTCTCTCAATGAACTTTTAGGCAACCAAAACACATATCATGTTAAAGGTCAAGGAGGAGATGGAGAAATTTTGAAAAAATGGATAGGTAATTTAGAATTTGGGGCTGATGGTTTTTGGCACGGTATACTCCAAGAAGATTATTATGATTTTCTATCTAGTCTGAGGTTAATGGGCGGGAAAATCATTACCATGAACCTATCACGTCAATCTCTAGAAGAGTTTTTTATCCACCAGATTCAAACCCTAAATCATCCCCTTAATTAA